One Pelagicoccus enzymogenes DNA segment encodes these proteins:
- a CDS encoding helix-turn-helix domain-containing protein: MDNISEITEAFKKEVRLFRTPQRVLSLARSRPFTADFLVTEVGNQNSSEPHERKGTPAAGRNRILFVAEGSGWMESRGLKRELKAKQAALIPKRTNCVYWPSPKSFWNLYWIDFESRGADALLSWTAFHPNSPILHCAASENLKRHFRAILGAVERGYTEHTTLQLSLSLIKILISLHENPLDMDNSRSTHRIETAMNSMRDDLSNPRSLETYAKLAGYSVTQFSQRFRQHTGTSPMNYLNELRIQRAGELLKSSDRAIKDIAHELGFEDPLYFSRCFRKCVGLSPRAYRER; this comes from the coding sequence ATGGACAATATTTCGGAAATCACTGAAGCCTTCAAAAAAGAGGTCCGCCTTTTCCGCACTCCCCAGCGAGTACTGTCCTTGGCCCGCTCCCGACCTTTTACCGCTGATTTTCTGGTGACGGAGGTCGGCAATCAAAACAGCTCAGAACCGCATGAACGTAAAGGCACCCCCGCTGCCGGCCGCAATAGAATCCTTTTCGTGGCCGAGGGTAGCGGTTGGATGGAAAGCCGAGGACTCAAACGCGAACTGAAGGCGAAACAAGCCGCCCTAATCCCTAAGAGAACCAACTGCGTTTACTGGCCAAGTCCCAAGTCCTTCTGGAACCTTTACTGGATCGACTTCGAGAGTCGCGGAGCCGATGCCCTGCTTTCCTGGACCGCCTTCCACCCTAATAGTCCCATCCTCCACTGCGCGGCGAGCGAAAATCTCAAACGTCATTTCCGTGCAATACTCGGAGCCGTCGAACGTGGATACACCGAGCACACCACCTTGCAGCTCTCCTTGTCTCTGATCAAAATCCTGATCAGCCTCCATGAGAACCCTCTCGACATGGACAATTCTAGGTCCACTCACAGGATAGAAACTGCGATGAACAGCATGCGGGACGACCTTTCGAATCCGAGATCGCTCGAAACCTACGCCAAGCTTGCCGGCTACTCCGTCACCCAATTCAGCCAGCGATTTCGTCAGCACACCGGAACCAGTCCCATGAACTACCTGAACGAGCTGCGCATCCAGAGAGCCGGAGAGCTATTGAAATCCAGTGATCGCGCCATAAAAGACATCGCCCACGAACTCGGGTTCGAGGACCCGCTCTACTTCTCCCGCTGCTTTCGGAAATGCGTCGGCCTCTCTCCACGAGCTTACCGCGAACGATAG
- a CDS encoding BNR repeat-containing protein has translation MKRAQQTALAIVALASTHITNTNGIEVFELSNSLVDDKALTFPADATPSPYGPTKFGTHINGKTHQQWPIQTFKGYQYATYYDHNRNLCVARRKLPNSKWDVIRFTDYKIENNDSHNVTVIGIAEGDGSIHLAYDHHKSELNYRFTAPGVATNPESVTWDASLFSKNLSRLGPITSIEAKDDTIIDFTYPRFLPTPSGNLLLYFRYVTSGNGDSYLFEYDASTHDWREALGKFIARDKGTYTFDRNGDGQIASDRSETSPYRYAYINAISYAGNRLHVTWLWRDVFTGTSLDGNHDLCYAYSDDDGKTWYNNEGQLVSITGTDAKETLITIDTPDITVIPILPLRNAINQCTHYAFPDGTIHVMLRHYTEGTTTTRYHHYWRDNAGDWQTQVLDFSGSRPSLIGDSQKNLYLVYTAGGRTRIAHGKPNAEKTAWEWNSIFTQNEFTDGGDGVIDLSRWHSQGILSTYAQELKPTAEETPTPLRVIDYKFADGPFIEGSLNPATKQFEISWLANDQILQRQSGSLAPDGWETIPDGTPNTLYLSLEDANVPAFYRLFSPPQPTVFKRFDWYDGEENMFTKDLDASITGGILTLTMNSDRQDPYIRMNDGSVNADNYFHIRVRARNQTSSTNWLLYFSPEGGGEAGNGVQMNPTANGDWQIFEIDMRSDPDWQGQINTIRIDFSNRIEGTVEIDYIEIYQ, from the coding sequence ATGAAGCGCGCCCAACAAACTGCCCTCGCTATCGTAGCCCTTGCCAGTACCCACATTACCAATACAAACGGAATCGAGGTCTTCGAGCTGTCGAATAGCCTTGTCGACGATAAGGCTCTGACCTTTCCAGCTGACGCAACTCCGTCGCCTTACGGGCCAACCAAATTCGGAACCCACATCAACGGCAAGACGCACCAACAGTGGCCCATCCAAACCTTCAAAGGCTACCAGTACGCGACCTACTACGATCACAACCGCAACCTTTGCGTCGCTCGCCGTAAGCTGCCCAACAGCAAATGGGATGTCATCCGATTCACCGACTACAAGATCGAGAACAATGACAGCCACAACGTCACTGTAATCGGCATAGCAGAAGGCGACGGTTCCATCCACTTGGCCTACGATCACCACAAGTCCGAGCTCAACTATCGCTTCACCGCTCCCGGCGTCGCCACCAACCCGGAATCCGTGACGTGGGACGCGAGCCTCTTCAGCAAAAACCTTAGCCGACTCGGGCCTATCACCAGCATCGAGGCCAAAGACGACACCATCATCGATTTCACCTATCCGCGCTTCCTTCCGACCCCCAGCGGCAACCTCCTTCTCTATTTCCGCTACGTCACCTCAGGTAACGGCGACAGCTACCTCTTCGAATACGACGCAAGCACTCACGACTGGCGGGAAGCTCTGGGCAAGTTTATCGCCCGCGACAAAGGCACCTATACCTTCGACCGAAACGGCGACGGTCAAATCGCTTCTGACCGCAGCGAGACCAGCCCCTACCGCTACGCCTATATAAATGCCATCAGCTACGCGGGCAATCGCTTGCATGTCACCTGGCTCTGGCGAGACGTGTTTACCGGCACCTCGCTAGACGGCAACCACGACCTATGCTACGCCTACAGCGACGACGATGGAAAAACGTGGTACAACAACGAGGGGCAGCTCGTCTCCATCACGGGAACAGACGCCAAGGAAACGCTCATCACCATCGATACTCCCGACATCACCGTCATCCCCATACTTCCACTACGCAACGCGATCAATCAATGCACCCACTACGCTTTTCCCGACGGCACAATCCACGTAATGCTCCGGCACTACACAGAAGGGACGACCACCACGCGCTACCATCACTACTGGAGAGACAATGCAGGAGACTGGCAAACCCAGGTGCTCGACTTCTCCGGTAGCCGTCCTTCGCTAATCGGAGATTCACAGAAAAACCTCTACCTAGTCTACACGGCGGGAGGACGCACCCGTATCGCTCATGGCAAACCAAATGCAGAGAAAACCGCTTGGGAATGGAACAGCATCTTCACCCAAAACGAATTCACCGATGGTGGCGACGGCGTCATCGACCTCAGCCGTTGGCATTCCCAAGGAATCCTCTCCACCTATGCGCAGGAGCTGAAACCCACGGCTGAGGAAACGCCCACACCATTGCGCGTCATCGACTACAAATTTGCCGATGGACCGTTTATCGAAGGTTCTCTCAACCCTGCCACAAAGCAATTCGAAATCTCCTGGTTGGCCAACGACCAGATACTGCAAAGACAAAGCGGGTCCCTCGCGCCAGATGGCTGGGAAACGATACCAGACGGAACGCCAAATACTCTCTATCTCTCGCTAGAAGATGCCAATGTCCCCGCCTTTTATCGGCTATTCAGCCCTCCACAGCCAACCGTGTTCAAGCGATTCGACTGGTACGACGGAGAAGAGAACATGTTCACCAAAGACCTCGACGCAAGTATCACGGGAGGAATCTTAACTCTAACCATGAACTCCGACCGTCAGGATCCCTACATTCGCATGAACGACGGCTCCGTTAACGCGGACAACTACTTTCACATCCGAGTCCGAGCGCGTAACCAAACTTCAAGCACAAATTGGCTTCTATATTTTTCACCCGAAGGCGGCGGAGAAGCTGGCAACGGAGTTCAAATGAACCCCACTGCCAACGGCGACTGGCAAATCTTCGAAATCGACATGCGCTCCGATCCCGACTGGCAAGGACAGATAAACACGATCCGCATCGACTTCAGCAACAGAATTGAAGGCACAGTAGAGATCGATTACATCGAAATCTATCAGTAG
- a CDS encoding fructose-bisphosphatase class III, with translation MKTNTLSFKRPGADLSSLELLASKFPNVDAAIAEIARLSAVQTLPQGAIHIISDIHGEDKKLQHIINNASGTLRPLVEQLFGNTMTSENLSEFLKLTFYPAEVTAKLERELNDQTEIADFARRVLGPQFALLRHLMSNYSLRLATELLPDDYKDLLLEILHAPSNQAGNEFIEAIIVELLRQGRLLHLIHIIGRLIRNLAVDELIIGGDCWDRGPRGDRVVDYLRLQPNVSFIWGNHDAVWLGAALGNEALICTALRISLRYRRLSQLDEGYSVPLTPLEHLAHTVYGNDPAKHFMPKGSGMRPIELVARMQKAIAVMQFKLEGQMIERNPHWDLEHRRLMHRIDYEKGTVEIDGETYELRDKNLPTVNPERPYELSVEEQACLDRLKQSFLRSQKLREQMEFMVNHGSMYLKRGCCLIFHGCVPTSPSGEFLSFEVDGEPLSGKELFEGIEMVVRRSIERAEPNDVDFLWYLWCGPLSPLFGKERIATFERDFIADKKPHAEKKDPYFDLIHEAAFCDKVLQEFEADTEEGLIVNGHVPVKLEQGESPMKRSGKAITIDGAFSEAYGDYGYTLVLEPSRIVLAEHHHFDSVESAIKDGVDIVPKTQDIRVFKQIRRTADNERGQRIRYRIADLERLVDAYRNNRLLENGSDPSLLSFFQGISRTQR, from the coding sequence ATGAAAACCAATACCCTTTCCTTCAAACGTCCCGGAGCGGACCTTTCTTCCCTCGAGCTGCTCGCCTCGAAATTTCCCAATGTGGACGCGGCCATCGCAGAAATAGCTCGCCTATCCGCCGTGCAAACGCTGCCGCAAGGGGCCATCCACATCATCAGCGACATCCATGGCGAGGACAAGAAGCTGCAGCACATCATCAATAACGCCTCCGGAACCTTGCGCCCTCTGGTCGAGCAGTTGTTCGGCAACACGATGACATCGGAGAACCTGAGCGAGTTTCTCAAGCTAACCTTCTATCCGGCGGAAGTCACCGCCAAGCTGGAGAGGGAGCTCAACGATCAAACCGAAATCGCCGATTTCGCCCGCCGCGTGCTCGGCCCTCAGTTCGCCCTGTTGCGGCACCTGATGTCAAACTACAGTCTACGCCTGGCCACCGAGCTGCTGCCTGACGACTACAAGGACCTCCTCCTCGAAATCCTGCACGCTCCTTCCAACCAGGCCGGGAACGAATTTATCGAGGCCATCATCGTAGAGTTGCTGCGACAAGGGCGCCTACTCCACCTCATCCACATCATCGGCCGTCTGATTCGCAACCTAGCGGTCGACGAGCTCATCATTGGCGGCGATTGCTGGGATCGCGGCCCTCGCGGCGATCGCGTCGTCGACTACCTCCGCTTGCAGCCGAACGTATCCTTTATCTGGGGAAACCATGACGCCGTTTGGCTGGGAGCAGCCTTGGGCAACGAAGCCCTGATCTGCACCGCCCTACGCATCTCACTCCGTTATCGCCGGCTCAGTCAGCTCGACGAAGGCTACAGCGTTCCACTGACTCCTCTGGAGCACCTAGCTCACACCGTGTACGGAAACGATCCTGCCAAGCACTTCATGCCCAAGGGTTCCGGCATGAGACCTATCGAACTGGTCGCCCGCATGCAGAAGGCGATCGCCGTGATGCAGTTCAAGCTCGAGGGACAGATGATCGAACGCAATCCCCACTGGGACCTCGAGCACCGCCGACTCATGCACCGCATCGACTACGAAAAGGGAACCGTCGAAATCGACGGTGAAACCTACGAGCTGCGCGACAAGAACTTGCCGACGGTCAATCCGGAGCGTCCCTACGAACTGAGCGTCGAGGAGCAGGCTTGCCTGGACAGGCTGAAGCAGTCGTTCCTGCGCAGCCAGAAGCTCAGGGAACAAATGGAATTCATGGTCAACCACGGGTCGATGTACTTGAAACGTGGATGTTGCCTGATCTTTCACGGCTGCGTGCCCACTAGCCCCAGCGGCGAATTCCTTTCTTTCGAAGTCGACGGAGAGCCGCTTTCGGGCAAGGAACTTTTCGAAGGAATCGAAATGGTCGTGCGACGCAGCATCGAACGAGCGGAACCTAACGACGTCGACTTTCTCTGGTATCTCTGGTGTGGCCCTCTCTCGCCCCTCTTCGGCAAGGAGCGAATCGCTACCTTCGAACGCGACTTCATCGCCGACAAGAAACCTCATGCCGAAAAGAAGGATCCCTACTTCGACCTCATTCACGAGGCCGCGTTCTGCGACAAAGTCTTGCAGGAGTTCGAGGCAGATACCGAGGAGGGCCTCATCGTAAACGGACACGTCCCGGTTAAACTGGAACAAGGCGAGTCTCCCATGAAGCGCAGCGGCAAAGCCATCACCATCGACGGAGCCTTCTCCGAAGCTTACGGGGATTATGGATACACCTTGGTTTTGGAGCCGAGTCGCATCGTGTTGGCTGAACACCACCACTTCGATTCGGTCGAATCGGCGATTAAGGATGGCGTCGATATCGTCCCCAAGACCCAGGATATCCGTGTATTCAAACAAATTAGACGCACCGCTGACAATGAACGAGGTCAGCGCATTCGCTATCGGATCGCTGACTTGGAGAGACTTGTAGATGCCTACCGCAACAACCGACTGCTGGAAAACGGAAGCGACCCTTCCCTGCTTTCCTTTTTCCAAGGCATCTCTCGCACCCAAAGGTAG
- a CDS encoding sodium:solute symporter family transporter encodes MTIYDYIVIAAYFGLLLSVGYLTSKFVSNTSDYFRGGGNMMWWLVGASAFMVQFSAWTFTGAASKAYNDGWGVLTIYLGNALGFTVNYFYFAARSRQMRAITTVEAVRERFDKFSQQFYTWFSIPLGILGGAGWLFGLCLFISVSFELPLETAIVITGVVVITSTLLGGSWASSSNDFVQLLVMVPVTIVAAIFAMSAVGGPSEFVAKMPEGHLDLSAPFTYGLLAFWMLSNIARQLVNCNNLIESGRYLAVKNSDHARKAAGLAAILSYIGPVIWFIPPLAAAILYPDIGAIIPELNNPAEAAYIVVALEYLPMGMMGLMICAMLGATVSCMDTGLNRNAGIFVRNFYLPVLRPNASEKELMLTSRITTVFLGGLIISLALFFTELKQFGLFKLVQWTGSMLAVPMTIPLALVIFTKKAPSWAAWSTTMVGFMTSLTVFYFFNTDWLAGQLGRELTRAEVETWIPSIGLFANLATCSSWFFFTMLFYKRMSEKRRKEIESFNVRMRTPISEEECEGAKTDYKQAGMMGGVAMSFGAFILLLTAIPNPIEGRFAFLFCGGLVFTIGVLLRRTYKRQKAAAGA; translated from the coding sequence ATGACTATCTACGACTACATCGTCATCGCAGCCTACTTCGGCCTGCTCCTATCAGTAGGTTACCTCACCTCGAAATTCGTGTCCAACACGAGCGACTACTTCCGCGGCGGCGGCAACATGATGTGGTGGCTCGTCGGAGCCTCGGCCTTCATGGTCCAGTTCAGCGCCTGGACCTTCACCGGGGCCGCCTCCAAGGCCTATAACGACGGCTGGGGAGTGCTCACCATCTACCTCGGCAACGCCCTCGGCTTCACCGTCAACTACTTCTATTTCGCCGCCCGCTCCCGCCAGATGCGAGCCATCACTACCGTCGAAGCCGTGCGGGAGCGTTTCGACAAGTTCAGCCAGCAATTCTATACTTGGTTCAGCATTCCTCTCGGGATTCTCGGAGGAGCTGGTTGGCTGTTCGGGCTCTGCCTCTTCATTTCCGTTTCCTTCGAACTTCCTCTCGAAACTGCGATCGTTATCACTGGCGTCGTCGTAATCACTTCCACCCTTTTGGGAGGCTCTTGGGCCTCGTCTTCAAACGACTTCGTTCAACTGCTGGTGATGGTGCCCGTAACCATCGTAGCCGCTATCTTCGCCATGAGCGCCGTCGGCGGTCCCAGCGAGTTCGTAGCTAAAATGCCGGAGGGCCATCTCGACCTTTCCGCTCCCTTCACCTATGGATTGCTAGCCTTTTGGATGCTTTCGAACATCGCCCGACAGCTCGTCAACTGCAACAACCTCATCGAATCCGGACGCTACCTCGCGGTCAAGAACTCGGACCATGCTCGCAAGGCAGCCGGCCTGGCAGCTATCCTTTCATACATCGGTCCGGTCATCTGGTTTATACCGCCTTTGGCAGCAGCTATCCTGTATCCAGATATTGGAGCGATCATTCCGGAATTGAACAACCCTGCGGAGGCCGCCTACATCGTCGTTGCACTGGAGTACCTGCCTATGGGCATGATGGGGCTGATGATCTGCGCTATGCTCGGAGCCACTGTCTCTTGCATGGACACCGGCTTAAACCGGAACGCCGGCATCTTCGTCAGAAACTTCTACCTTCCAGTGCTTCGCCCCAACGCCAGCGAAAAGGAACTCATGCTCACCAGCCGCATCACCACGGTATTCCTTGGCGGCTTGATCATCAGCTTGGCCCTGTTCTTCACCGAGCTGAAGCAATTCGGACTTTTCAAACTCGTACAATGGACAGGTTCCATGCTCGCGGTGCCCATGACGATCCCGCTCGCCCTGGTGATCTTCACCAAAAAAGCCCCTTCATGGGCTGCGTGGTCTACCACCATGGTAGGCTTCATGACCTCGTTGACTGTTTTCTACTTTTTCAACACCGACTGGCTTGCGGGACAACTGGGTAGAGAACTGACTCGAGCCGAAGTTGAAACCTGGATACCGAGCATTGGCCTCTTCGCCAACCTAGCAACTTGCAGCTCCTGGTTTTTCTTCACGATGCTGTTCTACAAGCGCATGTCGGAGAAGCGACGCAAAGAGATCGAATCCTTCAACGTTCGCATGCGCACCCCCATCTCCGAAGAAGAGTGCGAAGGAGCCAAGACAGACTACAAGCAAGCTGGCATGATGGGCGGCGTCGCCATGAGCTTCGGAGCGTTCATCCTTCTGCTTACCGCAATCCCCAACCCGATCGAGGGACGATTCGCCTTCCTATTCTGCGGCGGACTCGTCTTCACAATCGGTGTTCTCTTACGTCGCACCTACAAGCGCCAGAAGGCCGCCGCCGGAGCCTAA
- a CDS encoding beta-galactosidase, which yields MKFGVQYYPSHWPESQWAADIAKMKEVGVKFVRMGDLSWSAFEPAPGEFDFSWMERAIAMMGDAGIKTILCTCSRTPPPWLYRKHPEILPKDQNGVTRYQDGRYAVAMSHPVFQREALRIDQAMVDYFAGNENIISWQIDNEIGCHNDCYGDHSMSQFHAYLKEKYKSPNALNEAWGEHFWAFQIQEFEDVPRPFENPHIQLEYRRFLSSLNVDFGRSRYRMMKAADPDKPVTTNFQNLYWDHTDYHALSNEIDVNGMNHYPARTPELALDCLRGDKGEVWVLEQQSHLAAIDSPTGWTRLWAWMAIAHGASALIFFRWRQCRYGCEQFGDGLLPHSNREGRLFKEFAKMGAELEVLADVIEPTKPDSKVALTYSYESRWAVKASVYGEEIDPVYEAVDLHKSLAKVVTSVDCLDPRADLSKYRLVIAPRLWLIDDAVANNLRSFVEAGGTLCLTAGSGIVDEVGKCFAEPRPGKLCDLAGIWCSDFVGTKGLELVLESEVDTRLSGLRASVAADEINIDGAEVVAKHGNGWRKGLPAITRNRVGKGQVIYVGVRLDTSEMLPLISWLTEEAGIEQEFDRVEGVTVYERVCDDYRLLFLLNWTDEAKAMSIGSGWADAASGEAVGEEVEIGATDMRVLKR from the coding sequence ATGAAGTTTGGTGTTCAGTATTATCCTAGCCATTGGCCGGAGAGCCAGTGGGCCGCAGATATTGCAAAGATGAAAGAAGTGGGCGTAAAGTTCGTCCGCATGGGTGACCTGAGCTGGAGCGCTTTCGAGCCTGCGCCCGGGGAATTCGACTTTTCCTGGATGGAAAGGGCGATCGCTATGATGGGAGATGCAGGGATCAAGACGATCCTCTGCACTTGCTCGCGTACGCCGCCGCCATGGCTGTACCGAAAGCATCCGGAGATCTTACCGAAGGATCAGAATGGTGTGACACGGTATCAAGATGGGCGATACGCGGTCGCGATGTCGCATCCTGTTTTTCAGCGTGAAGCGCTGCGAATCGATCAGGCGATGGTCGACTATTTCGCGGGCAACGAAAACATCATATCTTGGCAGATAGACAACGAAATTGGGTGTCACAACGACTGCTATGGTGATCACAGCATGTCCCAATTTCATGCGTATCTGAAAGAAAAATACAAATCCCCCAATGCTCTAAACGAAGCATGGGGCGAGCATTTCTGGGCGTTTCAGATTCAGGAGTTCGAGGACGTGCCACGACCCTTTGAGAATCCTCATATCCAGCTGGAATATCGTCGCTTTTTGTCTTCGCTGAATGTGGATTTCGGCCGGTCGCGTTACCGGATGATGAAGGCGGCGGATCCGGACAAGCCGGTAACGACCAATTTTCAGAATCTGTATTGGGATCACACTGATTACCATGCGCTGTCGAACGAGATCGATGTGAATGGGATGAATCACTATCCGGCTCGCACTCCGGAGCTGGCGCTAGATTGCCTGCGCGGAGACAAGGGAGAGGTTTGGGTGCTGGAGCAGCAATCGCACCTGGCAGCCATCGATTCGCCAACGGGCTGGACAAGGCTTTGGGCCTGGATGGCTATTGCCCACGGAGCGAGCGCCTTGATCTTTTTCCGGTGGCGTCAGTGCCGTTACGGGTGTGAGCAGTTCGGTGACGGCTTGTTGCCGCACAGTAACCGCGAGGGCCGTCTCTTCAAGGAATTCGCTAAGATGGGCGCTGAATTGGAAGTATTGGCGGATGTTATCGAGCCGACGAAACCTGATTCCAAGGTTGCTTTGACCTATAGCTACGAGTCGCGCTGGGCGGTCAAGGCGAGTGTGTACGGAGAGGAAATCGACCCTGTTTACGAAGCGGTAGATTTACATAAGTCACTGGCCAAGGTCGTGACTTCGGTGGATTGCTTGGACCCTCGCGCTGACCTTTCGAAGTATCGCTTGGTGATCGCTCCTCGCTTGTGGTTGATCGACGATGCGGTGGCGAATAACCTACGTTCCTTCGTGGAGGCGGGGGGTACGCTTTGCCTGACGGCTGGTTCTGGTATTGTGGACGAAGTGGGAAAATGCTTCGCGGAACCGCGCCCCGGGAAGCTGTGCGATCTTGCCGGTATATGGTGTAGCGACTTCGTGGGTACAAAAGGACTCGAACTTGTGTTGGAGAGTGAAGTAGATACTCGTTTAAGTGGCCTGAGGGCCAGCGTGGCCGCCGATGAAATCAATATCGATGGCGCCGAAGTCGTCGCCAAGCACGGAAACGGTTGGCGTAAAGGTCTCCCTGCGATCACTCGGAATCGGGTGGGTAAGGGGCAAGTGATTTATGTGGGGGTTCGCCTCGATACTTCGGAAATGTTGCCGCTTATCAGTTGGCTCACTGAGGAAGCAGGAATCGAGCAGGAATTCGATCGCGTAGAAGGTGTGACTGTTTACGAGCGAGTTTGTGACGACTATCGACTACTCTTTCTACTGAACTGGACTGACGAGGCGAAGGCTATGTCAATCGGCAGTGGCTGGGCGGATGCGGCGAGCGGGGAAGCGGTTGGCGAAGAGGTCGAGATTGGGGCTACTGATATGCGGGTGCTGAAGCGTTAG
- a CDS encoding LacI family DNA-binding transcriptional regulator, translated as MEPANSRVNQAEIARALGLSQSTVSIALKGDTRVAKKTREAIKKKAEELGYVPDPNLFALSLYRTQSKADKIVAGMAWVTNFPTKDGWKDMRMIRDYRKGAEEQARKMGYQLYDFWLGDPEVSSQRFRQILLARGIRGLIFAPQAEFHTTIDLDFSDFAAVTLGYTLWKPELHLVSNHQHRTIRLAYRSLQNLGYQKIGMVMNSWVDRRVAGSFTGGFLSLNPTLKGKGFVAPHLYEDFDSTAFEKWFNKWKPDALISSGDCSKNVKEWAKNKGLVLGKDFAFAELNLMDLDGSIAGVSQRGELIGKSAASVVDSLLNHFEYGIPAAPLRTLVEGVWVDGATAPRKG; from the coding sequence GTGGAACCCGCTAATTCACGCGTCAATCAAGCTGAAATCGCCCGTGCTTTGGGCTTGAGCCAATCAACTGTGTCTATCGCCCTCAAGGGAGATACGCGGGTTGCGAAAAAGACGAGGGAAGCGATCAAGAAGAAGGCAGAGGAACTGGGCTACGTACCTGATCCCAACCTGTTTGCCTTGTCGCTTTATCGCACGCAATCCAAGGCGGACAAGATTGTGGCCGGCATGGCTTGGGTGACCAATTTCCCTACGAAGGACGGATGGAAGGACATGCGGATGATTCGCGACTATCGCAAAGGGGCCGAGGAACAAGCCAGGAAAATGGGGTATCAGCTCTACGACTTTTGGCTCGGAGATCCGGAAGTCTCATCGCAGCGTTTTCGTCAAATCCTACTTGCCCGGGGCATACGTGGTCTCATTTTCGCGCCACAGGCGGAATTCCACACGACGATCGACTTGGACTTTTCCGATTTTGCAGCGGTCACGCTTGGCTACACCCTCTGGAAACCGGAGTTGCACCTCGTGTCGAACCATCAGCACCGCACCATTCGCTTGGCGTATCGAAGCTTGCAGAACTTGGGCTACCAGAAGATTGGCATGGTGATGAACAGCTGGGTCGACAGACGAGTTGCTGGCTCCTTCACCGGAGGCTTTTTGAGCCTCAATCCGACGCTCAAAGGCAAAGGTTTCGTAGCTCCGCACTTGTATGAGGATTTCGACAGCACCGCATTTGAAAAGTGGTTCAACAAGTGGAAGCCCGACGCTCTGATATCAAGCGGGGATTGCAGCAAGAACGTTAAGGAATGGGCGAAAAACAAAGGGTTGGTTTTGGGGAAAGACTTTGCGTTCGCGGAATTGAACTTGATGGATTTGGACGGATCGATCGCAGGTGTTTCGCAACGGGGAGAACTTATTGGTAAGTCCGCAGCCAGTGTCGTCGATTCCTTGCTCAACCATTTTGAGTACGGCATCCCTGCTGCGCCTTTGCGTACCCTAGTAGAAGGTGTCTGGGTCGATGGCGCGACCGCTCCTCGAAAAGGGTAA